In Cycloclasticus sp., a single genomic region encodes these proteins:
- the arsJ gene encoding organoarsenical effux MFS transporter ArsJ, with translation MYMLSKLPKSIQQYLIITGNYWVFTLTDGALRMLVVLHFHGLGYTPLQIAMLFIFYELFGIITNLLGGWLGTVVGLNTTMNIGLALQVIALSMLLVPADMLSVFWVMMAQAVSGVAKDLNKMSAKSAIKLLVPSGADNKLYKWVALLTGSKNTLKGVGFFLGGVLLSQFGFHDGILSMVCLLLIVWVVSIFSLQSEMGKVTSKPKFKQLFSKRPAINCLSSARLFLFAARDVWFVVALPVYLTSQLGWDYSHVGGVLALWVIGYGVVQSLAPTLSGHRKAESQDGYRLFKWAVTLSAVPALMAVALYSDVQEGAVLLAGLVVFGVLFAINSSLHSYLIVSYAHRDAVSLDVGFYYMANAAGRLLGTVLSGWLYQNYNFEICLWVSALFIFMSAIIAKALPDKSTSVPVPLSA, from the coding sequence ATGTACATGCTGTCGAAACTTCCCAAGAGTATTCAGCAATACTTGATTATTACCGGTAATTATTGGGTATTTACACTGACCGATGGTGCGTTACGTATGTTGGTCGTGTTGCATTTTCATGGGTTGGGCTATACGCCACTTCAAATAGCGATGCTGTTCATATTTTACGAGTTGTTTGGCATTATCACGAATCTTTTAGGTGGCTGGCTAGGGACGGTAGTCGGCTTAAACACCACGATGAACATTGGTTTAGCTTTGCAAGTTATTGCTCTGTCAATGTTGTTGGTTCCGGCTGACATGTTGAGTGTTTTTTGGGTGATGATGGCGCAAGCGGTATCTGGTGTTGCGAAGGACCTTAATAAGATGAGTGCTAAAAGTGCCATTAAATTATTAGTGCCTAGCGGTGCCGATAATAAACTTTATAAGTGGGTGGCGTTGCTGACGGGGTCAAAAAACACGCTTAAAGGTGTGGGTTTTTTTCTGGGTGGAGTACTTCTTAGTCAATTTGGTTTTCACGATGGCATTTTGTCAATGGTTTGCCTGCTGTTAATTGTGTGGGTCGTCAGTATTTTTTCGTTACAAAGTGAAATGGGCAAAGTGACGAGTAAACCCAAGTTTAAGCAGCTTTTTTCAAAACGCCCCGCCATTAACTGCCTATCCAGTGCGCGATTGTTTTTATTTGCGGCTAGAGATGTTTGGTTTGTTGTGGCGTTGCCGGTGTATTTAACGAGTCAACTTGGTTGGGATTATTCACATGTTGGTGGAGTACTTGCTTTATGGGTGATTGGATATGGTGTTGTTCAATCGCTCGCCCCAACACTATCGGGCCATCGAAAGGCTGAATCGCAAGATGGTTACCGTTTGTTTAAATGGGCTGTTACTCTGTCAGCCGTACCGGCGCTGATGGCAGTGGCCCTGTATTCTGACGTTCAAGAAGGCGCTGTATTGTTAGCAGGGCTAGTGGTGTTTGGTGTGTTGTTTGCGATTAACTCGTCATTGCATAGTTATTTGATAGTAAGTTATGCCCACAGGGATGCTGTGTCACTAGACGTTGGTTTTTATTACATGGCAAATGCAGCCGGTAGATTGCTAGGGACTGTCTTGTCGGGCTGGTTATATCAAAACTATAATTTTGAAATATGTTTATGGGTATCGGCGCTATTTATTTTTATGTCAGCCATCATCGCAAAAGCTTTGCCAGACAAGTCTACGAGTGTACCGGTACCATTAAGTGCCTAA
- a CDS encoding transporter, with product MKHLLRILPIALISISSVAVADHPTVAFGLESAGPINTISSTTAPKGALAFGLRTEIINNDRFTTGELENFGAIGEEGVHSVDEIRSTSLSAAYGLTEDLTISARLPYIERKNIRESEEEEEGVGEAHSHGDSSGFGDILLMGNYRFFKTDQLDASILFGVKAPTGETHDKDDHGERFEAEFQSGTGSWDYLLGAAISQSNGRVGYHANILYNKTTEGSQHTEVGDALSYNVALTYRLASHDHAGHGHHHTHKSNEIKWDISLEANGETRRENKVSGHIEENSGGTTVYLSPGIKVSAGGFGGFISIGVPIIENQKGIQTDVDTRIVAGLSFAL from the coding sequence ATGAAACACCTACTCAGAATACTTCCTATTGCACTCATCAGCATAAGCAGCGTTGCTGTTGCGGACCACCCAACCGTAGCATTCGGGTTAGAGTCAGCAGGTCCAATCAATACAATTTCCAGCACAACTGCGCCCAAGGGGGCCTTAGCATTTGGCCTTAGGACCGAAATTATTAATAACGACCGATTCACCACAGGAGAGCTTGAGAATTTTGGCGCAATTGGTGAAGAAGGTGTGCACAGTGTTGATGAAATTAGAAGCACATCATTATCTGCCGCTTACGGATTAACTGAAGACCTAACCATTAGCGCGCGCCTTCCTTATATAGAAAGAAAAAACATTCGTGAAAGCGAGGAGGAAGAAGAAGGCGTTGGTGAAGCTCATTCACACGGTGATTCATCTGGCTTTGGTGACATTTTATTGATGGGCAATTATCGTTTTTTTAAAACTGATCAATTAGACGCCTCTATTCTATTTGGCGTGAAAGCACCAACTGGCGAAACACACGATAAAGATGATCATGGAGAACGTTTTGAAGCTGAATTTCAATCAGGAACCGGTTCTTGGGACTACTTATTGGGCGCCGCCATTAGTCAATCAAACGGCCGTGTTGGTTACCACGCCAATATTCTTTATAACAAAACAACTGAAGGCTCACAACACACAGAAGTTGGTGATGCACTGTCTTACAATGTTGCGCTAACTTACCGATTAGCAAGTCATGACCACGCCGGCCATGGACATCATCACACACACAAGTCTAATGAAATTAAGTGGGACATTTCACTTGAAGCTAATGGTGAAACACGCCGTGAAAACAAGGTGTCTGGTCACATAGAAGAGAACTCTGGTGGCACAACCGTTTACTTATCGCCAGGGATTAAAGTATCTGCTGGTGGTTTTGGCGGCTTTATTTCTATCGGTGTGCCGATCATTGAAAACCAAAAAGGCATTCAGACAGATGTAGACACTCGAATTGTCGCTGGGCTTTCGTTCGCACTATAA
- the amoC gene encoding bacterial ammonia monooxygenase, subunit AmoC, whose amino-acid sequence MSTPSVEMGGDVSKGLIGGKRIAIIFFSVLAVMITWRIYQQLFAWDKGMDSFEPEFQIYWMNLLYAQWIAEFTIAAVLWGYLLKTRDKNVFNITPKEELKRYFTLLAWLFCYVWIVYWAASFFAEQDASWHQVTVRDTDFTPSHIVLFYGTMPCYILAGVGAFLYARTRLPQFAERISIPFVIAVVGPFMILPNVGLNEWGHTFWFMEELFSASLHWGFVVLGWTALALGGLLIQIVLRFIQLTKLDDEVLVTEDMND is encoded by the coding sequence ATGAGTACACCTTCAGTAGAAATGGGTGGTGATGTCTCTAAAGGCCTAATTGGCGGAAAGAGAATTGCTATCATTTTCTTTTCAGTTTTAGCAGTCATGATCACTTGGCGAATTTACCAGCAGTTATTTGCTTGGGATAAAGGCATGGATTCGTTTGAGCCAGAATTCCAAATTTATTGGATGAACCTTTTGTACGCACAGTGGATTGCTGAATTTACAATAGCGGCGGTTCTTTGGGGTTACTTGCTTAAAACACGTGATAAAAACGTATTTAACATCACTCCAAAAGAAGAGTTAAAACGGTACTTCACATTATTGGCTTGGTTGTTTTGCTATGTTTGGATTGTGTACTGGGCTGCTAGCTTCTTTGCAGAACAAGACGCATCATGGCATCAAGTCACTGTGCGTGATACTGACTTCACTCCGAGTCATATAGTGTTGTTTTACGGCACGATGCCTTGTTACATTCTAGCGGGTGTGGGTGCATTCTTATATGCTCGTACGCGTTTGCCTCAGTTTGCAGAAAGAATCTCTATTCCTTTCGTTATTGCAGTGGTTGGGCCTTTCATGATTCTTCCAAATGTTGGTTTGAATGAATGGGGTCATACCTTCTGGTTTATGGAAGAGTTATTCTCAGCCTCTTTACATTGGGGTTTTGTTGTCCTAGGTTGGACGGCACTAGCATTAGGCGGGTTATTGATTCAAATCGTATTGCGTTTTATTCAATTGACTAAACTTGATGATGAAGTGTTGGTTACTGAAGACATGAATGACTAA
- the amoA gene encoding bacterial ammonia monooxygenase, subunit AmoA, whose product MSAVQSAITTAEQQHRIYKAFDLIVIPIVTLVIIGAFHIHFMLTAGDWDFWIDWKDRRWWVTVTPITLIFFPAALHYLLWTNFRLPIGATLSCAGLLVGEWMNRVFNFVGWAYFPLNMVVPAEIIPMALILDAILIISRSLTVTGIIGSMVWGIIFYPANWALIAPFHVPIEYNGTMMSVADLIGYNYVRTGTPEYIRIIEEGTLRTFGEDVTPVSAFFAGFISVFAYFTWIGFGKVLSSTKWVKRL is encoded by the coding sequence ATGAGTGCAGTACAATCTGCTATTACCACTGCTGAGCAGCAGCACAGAATATATAAAGCTTTTGATTTGATAGTCATTCCAATTGTTACTTTAGTTATAATTGGAGCATTCCATATCCACTTTATGTTAACAGCTGGAGATTGGGATTTTTGGATTGATTGGAAAGATAGGCGTTGGTGGGTAACGGTTACACCTATTACGCTTATTTTCTTTCCCGCAGCACTTCATTACTTACTATGGACTAACTTTAGATTGCCTATTGGGGCGACATTAAGTTGCGCTGGTTTGTTAGTTGGTGAATGGATGAATAGGGTGTTTAACTTTGTTGGTTGGGCATATTTCCCACTTAACATGGTTGTACCAGCTGAAATCATTCCGATGGCGCTTATACTGGATGCGATACTAATTATTAGTAGAAGTTTGACAGTAACAGGGATTATAGGATCAATGGTATGGGGCATTATTTTTTACCCAGCAAACTGGGCATTGATCGCGCCTTTCCATGTGCCTATTGAATACAACGGCACTATGATGTCAGTAGCCGATTTGATTGGTTATAACTATGTAAGAACAGGTACTCCAGAATATATCCGTATTATCGAAGAAGGTACGCTACGTACTTTCGGTGAAGACGTCACGCCCGTATCAGCTTTCTTTGCTGGCTTTATCTCGGTGTTTGCGTACTTTACTTGGATTGGTTTTGGCAAAGTCCTATCTAGTACTAAATGGGTGAAACGTCTGTAG
- the amoB gene encoding bacterial ammonia monooxygenase, subunit AmoB — MLNIKKTIAVLIAIASGFIALYAAPALAHGEKSQAAYLRMRTLLWYDIEVSTTKLKVNEEMTMTGKFYWFYDWPANIARPELAFLNIGIPGPVFVRKASYINGVSGTNSTRFEVGETYEFKVILRARRAARVHMHALMNVSEAGPLIGPGRWVEVTGDMADFTNEVTTLTGETIDLETYGLANAIKWHVFWGVIAAAWLLYWIFQGPILIPRYKTVKILGDDADDMVTTFQRTLGLVLLIGTMGVVTWSYYNAHSQYPVTIPLQSGQITIPALPDAARGVNAEMVDAKYRVPGRALEYTLKVTNNTNSAIKIGEFTSANIRWMNPEVSTAEPADSHDPVAVNGLKYEGGAVMPGETKLLKVTCTDAAWETYRLAKLIYDPDSRFGGLVFFFDEEGNRSVVAIGGPLLPVFI, encoded by the coding sequence ATGTTAAATATTAAAAAAACAATTGCTGTGCTAATAGCAATCGCGTCAGGCTTTATCGCCTTGTATGCGGCCCCTGCGCTGGCACATGGTGAAAAGTCACAGGCAGCTTATTTGAGAATGCGTACCTTGTTATGGTATGACATAGAGGTATCTACAACGAAGCTGAAAGTGAACGAAGAAATGACAATGACGGGCAAGTTTTATTGGTTCTATGATTGGCCAGCAAATATTGCAAGACCTGAGTTGGCGTTCTTAAATATTGGGATTCCAGGGCCTGTATTCGTTAGAAAGGCGTCCTATATTAATGGCGTGAGTGGAACTAACTCTACACGTTTTGAAGTTGGCGAAACATATGAATTTAAAGTCATCTTGAGAGCACGTCGTGCAGCTAGGGTTCATATGCATGCGTTGATGAACGTTTCTGAGGCGGGTCCGTTAATTGGACCAGGTCGCTGGGTTGAAGTAACAGGTGATATGGCTGACTTTACAAACGAAGTAACGACATTAACGGGTGAAACTATTGATCTTGAAACTTACGGTTTGGCAAATGCCATTAAATGGCACGTATTTTGGGGCGTGATTGCTGCAGCTTGGTTGTTATATTGGATTTTCCAAGGACCGATCTTAATTCCACGCTATAAAACAGTGAAAATCTTAGGTGATGACGCTGATGATATGGTCACGACATTTCAACGTACGTTAGGCCTTGTGTTGTTGATTGGTACGATGGGCGTTGTTACTTGGAGTTATTATAATGCGCACTCGCAATACCCAGTAACCATTCCATTACAAAGTGGGCAAATTACTATACCTGCGTTACCAGATGCTGCTCGCGGTGTTAATGCTGAAATGGTTGATGCTAAATACCGTGTTCCTGGTCGAGCATTGGAATATACGCTTAAAGTAACCAATAACACGAATTCAGCAATCAAAATTGGCGAATTTACATCAGCTAATATTAGATGGATGAATCCTGAGGTTTCAACGGCAGAGCCTGCTGATAGTCATGACCCCGTGGCTGTTAATGGTCTGAAGTATGAAGGCGGTGCGGTAATGCCAGGTGAAACGAAACTTCTTAAAGTAACGTGTACAGATGCGGCTTGGGAGACATATCGTTTAGCTAAACTGATTTACGATCCAGATAGTCGTTTCGGTGGTCTAGTATTCTTCTTTGACGAAGAAGGAAACCGTTCAGTAGTTGCTATTGGTGGACCATTACTTCCTGTGTTTATCTAG
- a CDS encoding multicopper oxidase domain-containing protein — translation MKMRRFSIIGLIISAIVLSVIALFLYDPYLLYSRFFEYTGVPTYQAPPNSSPKPDIGQVTVCDEQYPEWRKSYKIGGVDIQASDACNPDNPFEVAAFVRGTNNVIMPVLMKTLLSDDAVVKTNDIDGDGDPDDIVIRIEVAELNGRSPDELEFVPGFEIAPGIRPGAWVFAPKSRGMSTVNRVDLTANHLLRLPSAPIRVEAGDNVTLILENTHYFPHTIHLHGVDHSYENNDGVPQTSEKMTMPGEQHIYKIKPRHAGTMMYHCHVQVQVHLMMGLQGLFIVEENKPNNWVQTFNVGAGKVRKPSVGVLEDYAQEYDLHYQAIDTELNNLIQTSNDPRQLAKRMNRLYDITDGTDDYFMLNGRSFPYTLRESLITVDPDQHTKLRVLNGTPDTLSLHTHGHKATITAYDGVDVNPLNQITRDVYALSAAQRVDLDLYTKDDGLHSYGEGIWLFHDHAERAITSNGIAPGGNVSSIVYRKYLNKHALPNGQGEDVSAYFSPDYYAGDIPSWTQADAFGFFDDAGGRNVESYKDVILFIVLGLLLGVLFLLFNALYSFFHDISIKLKDGSSS, via the coding sequence ATGAAAATGAGAAGATTCTCAATTATTGGATTAATAATAAGCGCAATAGTACTGAGTGTTATTGCACTTTTTCTTTATGACCCTTATTTACTGTATTCGAGATTCTTTGAATATACAGGGGTGCCAACATATCAAGCACCTCCGAATTCAAGCCCTAAGCCAGATATTGGGCAAGTAACTGTTTGCGACGAGCAGTATCCTGAATGGCGTAAAAGTTACAAAATCGGTGGAGTTGATATACAAGCTTCAGATGCATGTAATCCAGATAATCCATTTGAAGTGGCTGCATTTGTCAGAGGTACAAATAATGTCATTATGCCGGTGTTAATGAAAACACTGTTATCTGATGATGCAGTCGTCAAGACTAATGACATTGATGGTGATGGTGACCCTGATGACATTGTTATTCGTATCGAGGTGGCCGAGCTTAATGGGCGTTCACCAGATGAATTAGAGTTTGTCCCTGGTTTTGAAATAGCTCCAGGTATTAGACCGGGCGCTTGGGTGTTCGCACCAAAAAGTCGTGGAATGTCTACAGTTAATCGCGTGGATTTAACGGCTAATCATCTGCTGCGTTTGCCTTCAGCACCTATTCGTGTGGAAGCAGGTGATAATGTCACTTTAATATTAGAAAACACACATTATTTCCCTCATACGATTCATTTGCACGGGGTAGACCATAGCTATGAAAATAACGATGGTGTCCCTCAGACGAGTGAAAAAATGACCATGCCGGGCGAGCAACATATATACAAAATCAAACCTCGTCACGCCGGTACGATGATGTATCACTGCCATGTTCAAGTCCAAGTCCACCTTATGATGGGTTTACAGGGCTTATTTATCGTTGAGGAAAACAAGCCGAATAATTGGGTGCAAACATTCAACGTTGGGGCTGGCAAGGTAAGAAAACCGTCTGTCGGAGTGCTAGAGGATTATGCCCAAGAGTATGATTTGCATTATCAAGCCATTGATACAGAGCTAAATAATCTGATTCAGACATCAAATGACCCTCGTCAATTGGCGAAGAGAATGAACCGTTTATATGATATTACAGACGGTACGGACGATTACTTCATGCTCAATGGTCGCTCCTTCCCTTATACATTAAGGGAATCGCTCATTACGGTTGATCCGGATCAACATACAAAATTACGTGTTTTAAATGGTACGCCAGATACTTTGTCGCTACACACACACGGGCACAAGGCGACAATTACTGCGTACGATGGTGTGGATGTAAATCCGTTAAACCAGATAACACGCGATGTTTATGCGCTGTCGGCTGCTCAACGCGTAGATTTGGATTTATATACGAAAGACGACGGACTTCACAGCTATGGTGAGGGGATTTGGCTTTTTCATGATCATGCTGAAAGAGCCATTACAAGTAATGGGATTGCACCTGGTGGTAATGTCTCTTCAATCGTCTATCGAAAGTATTTAAATAAACACGCGTTACCAAACGGGCAAGGTGAAGATGTAAGCGCTTACTTCAGCCCAGACTACTATGCAGGAGACATTCCGTCGTGGACCCAAGCTGATGCTTTTGGCTTCTTTGATGATGCTGGTGGCAGAAATGTTGAGTCGTATAAAGACGTAATACTCTTTATCGTACTAGGCTTATTATTAGGCGTTTTATTTTTACTGTTTAATGCGCTGTATAGTTTTTTTCATGATATTTCCATTAAGTTAAAAGACGGGAGCTCATCATGA
- a CDS encoding cupredoxin domain-containing protein has translation MRLTLIALIIMLFSMSASAAMRMGDWGMVMNENHEELPQGCESVAGEEDITIKAGREYAKEFPGTIFGYSQHEFSLPKCTRINVTFINEDDIRHQFMVHGLPTYLHPQGMFHMELYGRGETTGTFITPKTEQTYLAHCDVAQHMEKGMKAQVLVGGGSGNLPSIPGISGQLNRDYYELDTGVQNLVLIFVLLLLGFSSCMFFFIWNKK, from the coding sequence ATGAGGCTAACTCTCATAGCGTTAATAATCATGTTGTTCAGTATGAGTGCATCAGCTGCAATGCGTATGGGAGATTGGGGCATGGTGATGAATGAGAACCATGAAGAGCTTCCTCAAGGGTGTGAAAGTGTTGCAGGCGAAGAAGATATTACAATCAAGGCGGGACGGGAGTATGCTAAAGAGTTTCCAGGGACTATTTTTGGTTATAGTCAGCACGAATTTAGCCTACCTAAGTGCACACGCATAAACGTAACGTTTATCAATGAAGACGACATTCGTCACCAGTTTATGGTTCATGGCCTGCCAACATATTTACACCCTCAGGGTATGTTCCATATGGAGCTATACGGTAGAGGAGAAACAACAGGTACCTTCATTACACCTAAGACAGAGCAAACATACTTAGCCCATTGCGATGTTGCTCAGCATATGGAAAAAGGCATGAAAGCACAGGTTCTTGTTGGAGGAGGAAGTGGAAACTTGCCGTCTATTCCAGGTATTTCTGGGCAATTAAATAGAGACTATTATGAACTCGATACGGGCGTACAAAATCTAGTATTAATAT